Proteins encoded in a region of the Streptomyces sp. PCS3-D2 genome:
- a CDS encoding VWA-like domain-containing protein — protein sequence MSAGAPGALDRDKLYTARLHAARVRPYLATALFALHTVESRQVPTMAVDRYWRVYVSAGFVDRTPVRDLAGVWVHEVSHLLRDHHRRGDRAARLQGLEGPGARLRINIAADLEINDDVFGHGLVRPAGAVTPQHLGLSGGELMEDYLHQFGLGPRTQALVWLDCGSGADGMERAWDLGADGAHGLSAHEQDAVRFRVAQGINGRPGSAPKGWKRWAEEAFHPPQAWRELLGAAVRSAASGAGAGEDYSYGRPSRRSAGLPGIVLPSLRRRPPRVSVVIDTSGSVSDAELGSALLEVAAIAQAVGGRRDLVTVVPCDAAARIVHPLCEGEGIPLLGGGGTDLRAGFAKALQAGPPPDVIVVLTDGQTAWPAVRPPCRTVVGRFTRPVALRWNEDDPHYRPDRTPAWARVVEIGSGAGR from the coding sequence GTGAGTGCCGGGGCGCCGGGGGCGCTGGACCGCGACAAGCTCTACACCGCCCGGCTGCACGCCGCACGGGTCCGGCCGTACCTCGCTACGGCGCTGTTCGCGCTGCACACCGTGGAGTCGCGGCAGGTGCCGACGATGGCCGTCGACAGGTACTGGCGGGTGTACGTCTCCGCCGGGTTCGTGGACCGGACCCCGGTCAGGGACCTGGCCGGTGTCTGGGTCCATGAGGTGTCCCACCTGCTGCGCGACCACCACCGGCGGGGTGACCGGGCCGCGCGGCTCCAGGGACTGGAAGGGCCCGGGGCACGGCTGCGGATCAACATCGCCGCGGACCTGGAGATCAACGACGACGTGTTCGGCCACGGGCTGGTGCGGCCGGCGGGGGCCGTCACCCCGCAGCACCTGGGTCTGTCCGGGGGCGAGTTGATGGAGGACTATCTGCACCAGTTCGGGCTGGGGCCGCGGACGCAGGCCCTGGTCTGGCTGGACTGCGGCAGCGGCGCCGACGGGATGGAGCGTGCGTGGGACCTGGGAGCGGACGGCGCACACGGCCTCAGCGCGCACGAGCAGGACGCGGTCCGCTTCCGGGTGGCGCAGGGCATCAACGGGCGCCCGGGAAGCGCTCCGAAGGGCTGGAAGCGGTGGGCGGAGGAGGCCTTCCACCCACCGCAGGCGTGGCGGGAGCTGTTGGGCGCGGCGGTCCGGTCCGCAGCCTCCGGCGCGGGGGCCGGCGAGGACTACAGCTACGGCAGGCCCTCCCGACGCTCGGCCGGGCTGCCCGGCATCGTCCTGCCCAGCCTGCGCCGCAGGCCGCCGCGGGTCTCCGTGGTGATCGACACCTCCGGTTCGGTCAGCGACGCCGAACTGGGCAGCGCGCTCCTGGAGGTCGCCGCGATCGCGCAGGCCGTGGGCGGGCGGCGCGACCTGGTCACCGTGGTGCCCTGCGACGCGGCGGCGCGGATCGTGCACCCGCTGTGCGAGGGCGAGGGCATCCCCCTGCTGGGCGGGGGCGGTACGGATCTGCGCGCGGGCTTCGCCAAGGCCCTGCAGGCGGGGCCGCCGCCCGACGTCATCGTGGTCCTGACGGACGGGCAGACGGCCTGGCCGGCCGTCCGCCCGCCCTGCCGGACGGTCGTGGGGCGCTTCACCCGCCCGGTGGCTCTCCGGTGGAACGAGGACGACCCGCACTACCGCCCGGACCGGACACCGGCCTGGGCCCGGGTGGTGGAGATCGGATCGGGCGCCGGCCGGTAA
- a CDS encoding MoxR family ATPase encodes MPTDMPALSQLDVAGTLLALLGETTTEPRPDDRLEALTLAVAADLPVLLWGEPGIGKTAALTQLATSLGLPLTTVIASVHEPSDFSGLPVVGDDPAEQGVPMAPPDWAVRLVRAGRGLLFLDELSTAPPAVQAALLRLVLERRIGALHLPPGVRIVAAANPRSSAADGWELSPPLANRFVHLQWTHDHDVVVRGLGGTWPRATLPRLDPQALPAAVDFARRAVCGFLTTRPPLVHRLPSGETRRGGAWPSPRSWDMTLRLLAFATAAGSSREVLSLLVRGTVGDGPGLELLAALDRMELPDPEALLRDPAGAELPERGDQRQAVLDGIVSAVNRRPEKSRWDAAWTIMARALETGAPDLVVVPATALAALRRDEWDVPATIERLAGVVDLSRRADRAAEGAGDRAGVPAGARP; translated from the coding sequence ATGCCCACGGACATGCCCGCCCTCTCGCAACTCGACGTCGCCGGCACTCTGCTGGCCCTGCTCGGCGAGACCACCACCGAGCCCCGCCCCGATGACCGGCTCGAAGCCCTCACCCTGGCCGTCGCCGCGGACCTGCCCGTCCTGCTGTGGGGCGAACCGGGGATCGGGAAGACCGCAGCCCTGACCCAGCTCGCCACCTCCCTGGGCCTGCCGCTCACCACGGTCATCGCCAGTGTGCACGAGCCGTCCGACTTCTCCGGGCTGCCCGTCGTCGGCGACGACCCCGCCGAACAGGGCGTCCCCATGGCCCCGCCGGACTGGGCAGTGCGCCTGGTGCGGGCCGGGCGCGGCCTGCTCTTCCTCGACGAGCTGTCCACCGCGCCCCCGGCCGTGCAGGCCGCACTGCTGCGCCTGGTACTGGAACGGCGGATCGGTGCCCTGCACCTGCCGCCCGGCGTGCGGATCGTGGCGGCCGCCAACCCGAGGTCCTCGGCGGCCGACGGCTGGGAGCTGAGCCCGCCGCTGGCCAACCGGTTCGTCCACCTCCAGTGGACCCACGACCACGATGTCGTCGTACGCGGCCTCGGCGGGACCTGGCCGCGCGCCACCCTGCCTCGGCTCGACCCTCAGGCGCTGCCGGCCGCCGTCGACTTCGCCCGGCGCGCGGTGTGCGGGTTCCTCACCACCCGGCCCCCACTGGTACACCGCCTGCCCTCCGGCGAGACGCGGCGGGGCGGCGCCTGGCCGTCGCCCCGCAGCTGGGACATGACACTGCGTCTGCTCGCGTTCGCCACCGCCGCCGGCTCCTCCCGGGAGGTCCTCTCCCTGCTGGTCAGGGGGACCGTGGGGGACGGCCCGGGACTGGAACTGCTCGCCGCGCTGGACCGGATGGAGCTCCCGGACCCCGAAGCACTGCTCCGCGACCCGGCCGGCGCCGAACTACCCGAACGGGGCGACCAGCGCCAGGCCGTGCTCGACGGGATCGTGTCCGCGGTCAACCGGCGTCCGGAGAAGTCCCGCTGGGACGCGGCATGGACGATCATGGCCCGGGCTCTGGAGACGGGGGCCCCGGACCTGGTGGTCGTCCCGGCGACCGCGCTGGCCGCGCTGCGCCGGGACGAGTGGGACGTACCCGCCACGATCGAGCGGCTCGCCGGGGTGGTGGACCTGTCCCGGCGCGCGGACCGGGCCGCGGAAGGAGCCGGGGACCGGGCGGGCGTCCCCGCGGGGGCCCGCCCGTGA
- a CDS encoding MFS transporter has protein sequence MPSSPSVPSGRSVLRNATYRRLFTAQVVALVGTGLATVALSLLAYDLAGDGAPEVLGTALAVKMIAYVTVAPLVTAVADRVPRRVLMAATDLTRAGVALALPLVTEVWQVHVLIFLLQAASAAFTPAFQSTIPEVLPDERDYTRALSMSRLAYDLESLFSPALAAALLTVVSYDRLFAGTAAGFLASAALVTTSALPRPAPAERTGGAYARTAFGIRLFRATPRLRALLALDLAVAAGGAFVLVDTVAVVRGHLDRPAGAVSVALGAYGAGSALTALALPRLLRRSVDRAVMLRAAAALPVVLAAAAGLTATGPGDWSWPALLAAWAAIGAASSAVLTPGGRVVRRSTADADLPAAFAARFSLSHGCWLLTYPLAGWLAPRVGLSVTAAALGAVALAATAAAAAAWPVRDPDRLDHVHPDLPPGHPHLADARPAGGGWRHGHHYVIDQHHHRWPGRDGTRRKNPGRPWSGSLRSPR, from the coding sequence GTGCCGTCCTCACCCTCCGTGCCGTCCGGGCGGTCAGTCCTCCGCAACGCCACCTACCGCCGCCTGTTCACCGCCCAGGTCGTCGCGCTGGTCGGCACCGGGCTCGCCACCGTCGCGCTCAGTCTGCTCGCGTACGACCTCGCCGGTGACGGTGCACCGGAGGTCCTCGGCACCGCCCTGGCGGTCAAGATGATCGCCTACGTGACGGTCGCGCCGCTGGTGACCGCCGTCGCCGACCGGGTCCCCCGCCGCGTCCTCATGGCGGCGACGGACCTTACCCGCGCCGGTGTCGCCCTGGCCCTCCCCCTCGTCACCGAGGTGTGGCAGGTCCACGTCCTGATCTTCCTGCTCCAGGCGGCCTCGGCGGCCTTCACCCCGGCCTTCCAGTCCACGATCCCCGAAGTCCTGCCCGACGAACGGGACTACACCCGGGCCCTGTCGATGAGCCGGCTCGCCTACGACCTGGAGAGCCTGTTCAGCCCGGCCCTGGCCGCGGCGCTGCTCACCGTGGTCTCCTACGACCGGCTGTTCGCCGGCACCGCCGCCGGCTTCCTCGCCTCCGCCGCACTCGTGACCACCTCCGCGCTGCCCCGGCCCGCGCCCGCCGAACGGACCGGCGGGGCATACGCCAGGACCGCCTTCGGCATCCGCCTGTTCCGGGCCACTCCGCGACTGCGGGCCCTGCTCGCCCTCGACCTGGCGGTCGCCGCCGGCGGGGCCTTCGTGCTCGTGGACACCGTCGCCGTCGTCCGCGGCCACCTCGACCGCCCCGCCGGGGCGGTATCGGTCGCCCTGGGTGCGTACGGTGCCGGGTCCGCGCTCACCGCGCTCGCCCTGCCGCGGCTGCTGCGGCGTTCCGTCGACCGCGCCGTCATGCTCCGGGCCGCCGCCGCGCTCCCGGTGGTCCTCGCCGCCGCGGCCGGGCTCACCGCGACCGGGCCCGGCGACTGGTCCTGGCCCGCGCTGCTGGCGGCGTGGGCGGCGATCGGGGCCGCGTCCTCGGCCGTCCTGACGCCCGGGGGCCGGGTGGTCCGCCGCTCCACCGCTGACGCGGACCTGCCCGCCGCCTTCGCCGCCCGGTTCTCCCTCTCCCACGGCTGCTGGCTGCTCACCTACCCGCTGGCCGGGTGGCTCGCCCCGCGGGTCGGCCTATCAGTGACCGCCGCTGCCCTGGGAGCGGTCGCCCTGGCCGCCACCGCCGCTGCGGCGGCGGCCTGGCCGGTCCGCGACCCCGACCGGCTGGACCACGTACACCCGGACCTGCCGCCCGGTCACCCTCACCTCGCGGACGCCCGCCCGGCCGGCGGCGGTTGGCGGCACGGCCACCACTACGTCATCGACCAGCACCACCACCGGTGGCCCGGGCGGGACGGCACCCGTCGGAAAAACCCTGGCCGGCCGTGGTCGGGGTCGCTACGATCACCGCGATGA